The Equus przewalskii isolate Varuska unplaced genomic scaffold, EquPr2 ChrUn-10, whole genome shotgun sequence genome window below encodes:
- the ADAMTSL4 gene encoding ADAMTS-like protein 4 isoform X2 encodes MPRCLSSGVLASGPLLLCPRAIKGGVMENWAGRPGLYLMLLLSLPQLCLDQEVLSGHSLQTAPEESQGPEGVWGPWDQWASCSQPCGVGVQRRIRTCQLPTDQLHQGLPLPPRPPRLPEALLPGGQGPRPQTSRATLPLYRPQPRGTSGPLGGPVSQLGREEAQEIQGARRSRVRDPIKPGMFGYGRVPFALPLHRNRRHPRRSPRSELSQASDLPSLTPRAEPSSANHTPQTQLPPTELSAHTPSPPAEPQSPEMAQTEVPSRTRPDPTWPHPRAQASSTEPPSSIFSPGESSSFHVSPQPGMPSSQGWASPRVTERYPNPFLSVPWGRGQQSREHWRPGGHLHRSLTEPAPHHPAGWLPLLSAGPHSSSLWSLFAPSSLVPRCSGESEQLRACIQVPCPPEQPDPRALQCAAFDSQEFMGQLYQWEPFTEVQGSQRCELNCRPRGFRFYVRHTEKVQDGTLCQPGALDICVAGRCLSPGCDGILGSGRRRDGCGVCGGDDSTCRLVSGNLTNRGGPLGYQKILLIPAGASRLHIAQLQPSSNYLALRGPGGQSIINGNWAVDPPGSYTAGGTIFRYNRPPREEGTGESLSAEGPTTQPVDVYMIFQEENPGVFYQYVISSPPPNPENPTPEPRIPQLQPEMLRVEPPPASAPRPARTPGTLQRQVRIPQMPAPPHPRTPLGSPTGYWKRVGHSECSASCGKGVWRPVFLCISRESGEELDERSCALGARPPASLEPCHGPPCPPYWEAGEWTSCSRSCGPGTQHRQLRCRQEFGGGGSSVPPERCGHLPRPNITQPCQLRLCGHWECSVRCGRGQRSRQVRCVGNNGDEVSERECASGPPRPPNREACDMGPCTTAWFHSDWSSKCSAECGTGIQRRSVVCLGSGEAHGVGQEETGTGTSEQSCAPGSRPPDMRACSLRPCEMTWCWYTGPWTECSSECGSGTQRRDIICVSKLGTEFNVTSPSNCAHLPRPPALQPCQGQDCQDRWFSTTWSPCSRSCQGGIQTREVQCLTANQTLSIRCPAHLRPSRKRPCNSQPCSQRPDDQCKDSSPHCPLVVQARLCVYPYYTATCCRSCAHVLERSPPEPA; translated from the exons ATGCCCAGATGCCTGAGTAGTGGCGTGTTGGCTTCCGGTCCCCTCCTCCTTTGCCCCAGGGCCATCAAGGGAGGAGTGATGGAGAATTGGGCAGGCAG GCCCGGGTTGTATCTGATGCTGCTTCTGTCCCTCCCTCAACTCTGCCTGGATCAGGAG GTGTTATCTGGACACTCTCTTCAGACAGCCCCTGAGGAGAGCCAAGGCCCTGAGGGCGTCTGGGGTCCTTGGGACCAGTGGGCCTCTTGCTCTCAgccctgtggggtgggggtgcagcgCAGGATCCGGACATGTCAGCTCCCTACAGATCAACTCCACCagggcctgcccctcccaccccggcCCCCAAGACTTCCAGAAGCCCTGCTCCCTGGGGGTCAGGGCCCCAGACCCCAGACTTCCAGAGCAACCCTCCCCCTGTACAGGCCACAGCCTCGGGGAACAAGTGGCCCACTTGGAGGTCCTGTTTCTCAGTTAGGGAGAGAGGAGGCCCAGGAGATTCAAGGAGCCAGGAG GTCCCGGGTTCgagaccccatcaagccaggaaTGTTTGGTTATGGCAGAGTGCCCTTTGCTTTGCCGCTCCATCGGAACCGCAGGCACCCCCGGAGGTCACCCAGATCTGAGCTCTCCCAGGCCTCAGATCTTCCATCCCTGACTCCAAGAGCAGAGCCATCCTCTGCCAACCACACCCCTCAAACTCAGCTCCCTCCTACAGAACTGTCTGCCCACACCCCATCCCCGCCAGCAGAACCCCAAAGCCCCGAAATGGCTCAGACAGAGGTGCCATCTAGAACCAGGCCTGACCCCAcatggccccaccccagagcccaggcctccAGCACAGAGCCTCCCTCATCCATCTTTTCCCCAGGAGAAAGTAGCTCCTTCCATGTGTCCCCTCAGCCGGGAATGCCGAGTTCCCAGGGTTGGGCCAGCCCCCGGGTGACAGAGAGATACCCTAATCCTTTCCTTTCTGTCCCTTGGGGCCGAGGCCAGCAGAGCCGGGAGCACTGGAGACCTGGGGGGCATCTTCACAGGTCCCTCACAGAGCCTGCCCCGCACCACCCAGCTGGCTGGTTGCCTCTGCTGAGTGCTGGCCCCCATTCCAGCTCCCTCTGGAGCCTCTTTGCTCCCAGTAGCCTTGTTCCAAGATGTTCTGGGGAGAGTGAGCAGCTGAGAGCCTGCATCCAAGTG CCCTGCCCCCCTGAGCAGCCAGACCCCCGGGCCCTGCAGTGTGCAGCCTTTGACTCGCAGGAGTTCATGGGCCAGCTCTACCAATGGGAGCCCTTCACAGAAG TCCAGGGCTCCCAACGCTGTGAACTGAACTGCCGCCCCCGTGGCTTCCGCTTCTATGTCCGTCACACCGAAAAGGTCCAGGATGGGACCCTGTGTCAGCCCGGAGCCCTAGACATCTGTGTGGCTGGACGCTGCCTG AGCCCCGGCTGCGATGGGATCCTCGGCTCTGGCAGGCGTCGAGATGGCTGTGGAGTCTGTGGGGGTGATGATTCTACCTGTCGCCTCGTCTCGGGGAACCTCACTAACCGGGGGGGCCCTCTGGGCTATCAGAAGATCTTGTTGATTCCTGCTGGAGCTTCCCGCCTCCACAttgcccagctccagcccagctccaACTACCTGG CACTTCGAGGCCCTGGGGGCCAGTCCATCATCAACGGAAACTGGGCTGTGGATCCCCCTGGGTCCTACACGGCCGGTGGGACTATCTTCCGGTACAACCGTCCTCCTCGAGAGGAGGGCACCGGGGAGAGTCTGTCAGCCGAGGGCCCCACAACCCAGCCTGTGGATGTCTAT atgaTCTTTCAGGAGGAAAACCCAGGTGTTTTTTATCAGTATGTCATCTCTTCACCTCCTCCAAACCCTGAGAACCCCACCCCAGAGCCCCGTATCCCCCAACTGCAGCCTG AGATGTTAAGGGTAGAGCCCCCACCAGCTTCAGCACCCCGCCCTGCCCGCACCCCAGGCACCCTCCAGCGTCAGGTGCGGATCCCCCAgatgcctgccccaccccaccccaggactCCCCTGGGGTCTCCAACTGGATACTGGAAACGAGTGGGGCACTCTGAGTGCTCCGCATCCTGTGGAAAAG GTGTTTGGCGCCCTGTCTTCCTCTGCATTTCTCGTGAGTCAGGAGAGGAACTGGATGAACGCAGCTGTGCCTTGGGCGCCAGGCCCCCAGCCTCCCTAGAACCCTGCCATGGTCCCCCATGCCCCCCATA CTGGGAGGCTGGCGAGTGGACGTCCTGCAGCCGCTCCTGTGGCCCTGGCACCCAGCACCGCCAGCTGCGCTGCCGGCAAGAGTTTGGTGGGGGTGGCTCCTCAGTGCCTCCAGAGCGCTGTGGACATCTCCCCCGGCCCAACATTACCCAGCCCTGTCAGCTGCGCCTCTGTGGCCACTGGGAG TGCTCTGTGCGGTGCGGGCGTGGCCAGAGGAGCCGGCAAGTTCGCTGTGTTGGAAACAACGGTGATGAAGTGAGTGAGCGGGAGTGTGCTTCAGGCCCCCCACGGCCCCCCAACAGAGAGGCCTGTGACATGGGGCCCTGTACCACGGCCTGGTTCCACAGTGACTGGAGCTCCAAG TGTTCAGCTGAGTGTGGGACAGGAATCCAGCGACGTTCTGTGGTCTGCCTCGGGAGTGGGGAGGCCCATGGAGTGGGCCAGGAGGAAACAGGAACAGGAACCAGTGAGCAAAGCTGTGCACCAGGAAGCCGCCCCCCTGACATGCGTGCCTGCAGCTTGAGGCCCTGTGAGATGACATGGTGCTGGTACACGGGGCCCTGGACTGAG TGCTCCTCAGAATGTGGCTCTGGCACACAGCGTAGAGACATCATCTGTGTGTCCAAACTGGGGACTGAGTTCAATGTGACATCTCCTAGCAACTGTGCCCACCTGCCCAGGCCCCCCGCCCTGCAGCCCTGTCAGGGGCAGGACTGCCAGGACCGATGGTTTTCTACAACCTGGAGTCCG TGTTCTCGTTCCTGCCAGGGGGGCATTCAGACAAGGGAGGTCCAGTGCCTGACTGCCAACCAGACCCTCAGCATCCGATGCCCTGCTCACCTGCGGCCCTCCAGGAAACGACCCTGTAACAGCCAACCCTGCAGCCAGCGCCCTG ATGATCAATGCAAGGACAGCTCTCCACATTGCCCCCTGGTGGTACAGGCCCGGCTCTGCGTCTATCCCTACTACACAGCCACCTGTTGCCGCTCTTGTGCCCATGTCCTGGAGCGGTCTCCCCCGGAGCCCGCCTGA
- the ADAMTSL4 gene encoding ADAMTS-like protein 4 isoform X1, translating to MPRCLSSGVLASGPLLLCPRAIKGGVMENWAGRPGLYLMLLLSLPQLCLDQEVLSGHSLQTAPEESQGPEGVWGPWDQWASCSQPCGVGVQRRIRTCQLPTDQLHQGLPLPPRPPRLPEALLPGGQGPRPQTSRATLPLYRPQPRGTSGPLGGPVSQLGREEAQEIQGARRSRVRDPIKPGMFGYGRVPFALPLHRNRRHPRRSPRSELSQASDLPSLTPRAEPSSANHTPQTQLPPTELSAHTPSPPAEPQSPEMAQTEVPSRTRPDPTWPHPRAQASSTEPPSSIFSPGESSSFHVSPQPGMPSSQGWASPRVTERYPNPFLSVPWGRGQQSREHWRPGGHLHRSLTEPAPHHPAGWLPLLSAGPHSSSLWSLFAPSSLVPRCSGESEQLRACIQVPCPPEQPDPRALQCAAFDSQEFMGQLYQWEPFTEVQGSQRCELNCRPRGFRFYVRHTEKVQDGTLCQPGALDICVAGRCLSPGCDGILGSGRRRDGCGVCGGDDSTCRLVSGNLTNRGGPLGYQKILLIPAGASRLHIAQLQPSSNYLALRGPGGQSIINGNWAVDPPGSYTAGGTIFRYNRPPREEGTGESLSAEGPTTQPVDVYMIFQEENPGVFYQYVISSPPPNPENPTPEPRIPQLQPEMLRVEPPPASAPRPARTPGTLQRQVRIPQMPAPPHPRTPLGSPTGYWKRVGHSECSASCGKGVWRPVFLCISRESGEELDERSCALGARPPASLEPCHGPPCPPYWEAGEWTSCSRSCGPGTQHRQLRCRQEFGGGGSSVPPERCGHLPRPNITQPCQLRLCGHWEVRSPWSQCSVRCGRGQRSRQVRCVGNNGDEVSERECASGPPRPPNREACDMGPCTTAWFHSDWSSKCSAECGTGIQRRSVVCLGSGEAHGVGQEETGTGTSEQSCAPGSRPPDMRACSLRPCEMTWCWYTGPWTECSSECGSGTQRRDIICVSKLGTEFNVTSPSNCAHLPRPPALQPCQGQDCQDRWFSTTWSPCSRSCQGGIQTREVQCLTANQTLSIRCPAHLRPSRKRPCNSQPCSQRPDDQCKDSSPHCPLVVQARLCVYPYYTATCCRSCAHVLERSPPEPA from the exons ATGCCCAGATGCCTGAGTAGTGGCGTGTTGGCTTCCGGTCCCCTCCTCCTTTGCCCCAGGGCCATCAAGGGAGGAGTGATGGAGAATTGGGCAGGCAG GCCCGGGTTGTATCTGATGCTGCTTCTGTCCCTCCCTCAACTCTGCCTGGATCAGGAG GTGTTATCTGGACACTCTCTTCAGACAGCCCCTGAGGAGAGCCAAGGCCCTGAGGGCGTCTGGGGTCCTTGGGACCAGTGGGCCTCTTGCTCTCAgccctgtggggtgggggtgcagcgCAGGATCCGGACATGTCAGCTCCCTACAGATCAACTCCACCagggcctgcccctcccaccccggcCCCCAAGACTTCCAGAAGCCCTGCTCCCTGGGGGTCAGGGCCCCAGACCCCAGACTTCCAGAGCAACCCTCCCCCTGTACAGGCCACAGCCTCGGGGAACAAGTGGCCCACTTGGAGGTCCTGTTTCTCAGTTAGGGAGAGAGGAGGCCCAGGAGATTCAAGGAGCCAGGAG GTCCCGGGTTCgagaccccatcaagccaggaaTGTTTGGTTATGGCAGAGTGCCCTTTGCTTTGCCGCTCCATCGGAACCGCAGGCACCCCCGGAGGTCACCCAGATCTGAGCTCTCCCAGGCCTCAGATCTTCCATCCCTGACTCCAAGAGCAGAGCCATCCTCTGCCAACCACACCCCTCAAACTCAGCTCCCTCCTACAGAACTGTCTGCCCACACCCCATCCCCGCCAGCAGAACCCCAAAGCCCCGAAATGGCTCAGACAGAGGTGCCATCTAGAACCAGGCCTGACCCCAcatggccccaccccagagcccaggcctccAGCACAGAGCCTCCCTCATCCATCTTTTCCCCAGGAGAAAGTAGCTCCTTCCATGTGTCCCCTCAGCCGGGAATGCCGAGTTCCCAGGGTTGGGCCAGCCCCCGGGTGACAGAGAGATACCCTAATCCTTTCCTTTCTGTCCCTTGGGGCCGAGGCCAGCAGAGCCGGGAGCACTGGAGACCTGGGGGGCATCTTCACAGGTCCCTCACAGAGCCTGCCCCGCACCACCCAGCTGGCTGGTTGCCTCTGCTGAGTGCTGGCCCCCATTCCAGCTCCCTCTGGAGCCTCTTTGCTCCCAGTAGCCTTGTTCCAAGATGTTCTGGGGAGAGTGAGCAGCTGAGAGCCTGCATCCAAGTG CCCTGCCCCCCTGAGCAGCCAGACCCCCGGGCCCTGCAGTGTGCAGCCTTTGACTCGCAGGAGTTCATGGGCCAGCTCTACCAATGGGAGCCCTTCACAGAAG TCCAGGGCTCCCAACGCTGTGAACTGAACTGCCGCCCCCGTGGCTTCCGCTTCTATGTCCGTCACACCGAAAAGGTCCAGGATGGGACCCTGTGTCAGCCCGGAGCCCTAGACATCTGTGTGGCTGGACGCTGCCTG AGCCCCGGCTGCGATGGGATCCTCGGCTCTGGCAGGCGTCGAGATGGCTGTGGAGTCTGTGGGGGTGATGATTCTACCTGTCGCCTCGTCTCGGGGAACCTCACTAACCGGGGGGGCCCTCTGGGCTATCAGAAGATCTTGTTGATTCCTGCTGGAGCTTCCCGCCTCCACAttgcccagctccagcccagctccaACTACCTGG CACTTCGAGGCCCTGGGGGCCAGTCCATCATCAACGGAAACTGGGCTGTGGATCCCCCTGGGTCCTACACGGCCGGTGGGACTATCTTCCGGTACAACCGTCCTCCTCGAGAGGAGGGCACCGGGGAGAGTCTGTCAGCCGAGGGCCCCACAACCCAGCCTGTGGATGTCTAT atgaTCTTTCAGGAGGAAAACCCAGGTGTTTTTTATCAGTATGTCATCTCTTCACCTCCTCCAAACCCTGAGAACCCCACCCCAGAGCCCCGTATCCCCCAACTGCAGCCTG AGATGTTAAGGGTAGAGCCCCCACCAGCTTCAGCACCCCGCCCTGCCCGCACCCCAGGCACCCTCCAGCGTCAGGTGCGGATCCCCCAgatgcctgccccaccccaccccaggactCCCCTGGGGTCTCCAACTGGATACTGGAAACGAGTGGGGCACTCTGAGTGCTCCGCATCCTGTGGAAAAG GTGTTTGGCGCCCTGTCTTCCTCTGCATTTCTCGTGAGTCAGGAGAGGAACTGGATGAACGCAGCTGTGCCTTGGGCGCCAGGCCCCCAGCCTCCCTAGAACCCTGCCATGGTCCCCCATGCCCCCCATA CTGGGAGGCTGGCGAGTGGACGTCCTGCAGCCGCTCCTGTGGCCCTGGCACCCAGCACCGCCAGCTGCGCTGCCGGCAAGAGTTTGGTGGGGGTGGCTCCTCAGTGCCTCCAGAGCGCTGTGGACATCTCCCCCGGCCCAACATTACCCAGCCCTGTCAGCTGCGCCTCTGTGGCCACTGGGAGGTTCGTTCCCCCTGGAGCCAG TGCTCTGTGCGGTGCGGGCGTGGCCAGAGGAGCCGGCAAGTTCGCTGTGTTGGAAACAACGGTGATGAAGTGAGTGAGCGGGAGTGTGCTTCAGGCCCCCCACGGCCCCCCAACAGAGAGGCCTGTGACATGGGGCCCTGTACCACGGCCTGGTTCCACAGTGACTGGAGCTCCAAG TGTTCAGCTGAGTGTGGGACAGGAATCCAGCGACGTTCTGTGGTCTGCCTCGGGAGTGGGGAGGCCCATGGAGTGGGCCAGGAGGAAACAGGAACAGGAACCAGTGAGCAAAGCTGTGCACCAGGAAGCCGCCCCCCTGACATGCGTGCCTGCAGCTTGAGGCCCTGTGAGATGACATGGTGCTGGTACACGGGGCCCTGGACTGAG TGCTCCTCAGAATGTGGCTCTGGCACACAGCGTAGAGACATCATCTGTGTGTCCAAACTGGGGACTGAGTTCAATGTGACATCTCCTAGCAACTGTGCCCACCTGCCCAGGCCCCCCGCCCTGCAGCCCTGTCAGGGGCAGGACTGCCAGGACCGATGGTTTTCTACAACCTGGAGTCCG TGTTCTCGTTCCTGCCAGGGGGGCATTCAGACAAGGGAGGTCCAGTGCCTGACTGCCAACCAGACCCTCAGCATCCGATGCCCTGCTCACCTGCGGCCCTCCAGGAAACGACCCTGTAACAGCCAACCCTGCAGCCAGCGCCCTG ATGATCAATGCAAGGACAGCTCTCCACATTGCCCCCTGGTGGTACAGGCCCGGCTCTGCGTCTATCCCTACTACACAGCCACCTGTTGCCGCTCTTGTGCCCATGTCCTGGAGCGGTCTCCCCCGGAGCCCGCCTGA
- the ADAMTSL4 gene encoding ADAMTS-like protein 4 isoform X3 — protein sequence MPRCLSSGVLASGPLLLCPRAIKGGVMENWAGRPGLYLMLLLSLPQLCLDQEVLSGHSLQTAPEESQGPEGVWGPWDQWASCSQPCGVGVQRRIRTCQLPTDQLHQGLPLPPRPPRLPEALLPGGQGPRPQTSRATLPLYRPQPRGTSGPLGGPVSQLGREEAQEIQGARRSRVRDPIKPGMFGYGRVPFALPLHRNRRHPRRSPRSELSQASDLPSLTPRAEPSSANHTPQTQLPPTELSAHTPSPPAEPQSPEMAQTEVPSRTRPDPTWPHPRAQASSTEPPSSIFSPGESSSFHVSPQPGMPSSQGWASPRVTERYPNPFLSVPWGRGQQSREHWRPGGHLHRSLTEPAPHHPAGWLPLLSAGPHSSSLWSLFAPSSLVPRCSGESEQLRACIQVPCPPEQPDPRALQCAAFDSQEFMGQLYQWEPFTEVQGSQRCELNCRPRGFRFYVRHTEKVQDGTLCQPGALDICVAGRCLSPGCDGILGSGRRRDGCGVCGGDDSTCRLVSGNLTNRGGPLGYQKILLIPAGASRLHIAQLQPSSNYLALRGPGGQSIINGNWAVDPPGSYTAGGTIFRYNRPPREEGTGESLSAEGPTTQPVDVYMIFQEENPGVFYQYVISSPPPNPENPTPEPRIPQLQPEMLRVEPPPASAPRPARTPGTLQRQVRIPQMPAPPHPRTPLGSPTGYWKRVGHSECSASCGKGVWRPVFLCISRESGEELDERSCALGARPPASLEPCHGPPCPPYWEAGEWTSCSRSCGPGTQHRQLRCRQEFGGGGSSVPPERCGHLPRPNITQPCQLRLCGHWEVRSPWSQCSVRCGRGQRSRQVRCVGNNGDEVSERECASGPPRPPNREACDMGPCTTAWFHSDWSSKCSAECGTGIQRRSVVCLGSGEAHGVGQEETGTGTSEQSCAPGSRPPDMRACSLRPCEMTWCWYTGPWTECSSECGSGTQRRDIICVSKLGTEFNVTSPSNCAHLPRPPALQPCQGQDCQDRWFSTTWSPRWRRPGVQEEPGAQQRSDMIAGVSPVFSFLPGGHSDKGGPVPDCQPDPQHPMPCSPAALQETTL from the exons ATGCCCAGATGCCTGAGTAGTGGCGTGTTGGCTTCCGGTCCCCTCCTCCTTTGCCCCAGGGCCATCAAGGGAGGAGTGATGGAGAATTGGGCAGGCAG GCCCGGGTTGTATCTGATGCTGCTTCTGTCCCTCCCTCAACTCTGCCTGGATCAGGAG GTGTTATCTGGACACTCTCTTCAGACAGCCCCTGAGGAGAGCCAAGGCCCTGAGGGCGTCTGGGGTCCTTGGGACCAGTGGGCCTCTTGCTCTCAgccctgtggggtgggggtgcagcgCAGGATCCGGACATGTCAGCTCCCTACAGATCAACTCCACCagggcctgcccctcccaccccggcCCCCAAGACTTCCAGAAGCCCTGCTCCCTGGGGGTCAGGGCCCCAGACCCCAGACTTCCAGAGCAACCCTCCCCCTGTACAGGCCACAGCCTCGGGGAACAAGTGGCCCACTTGGAGGTCCTGTTTCTCAGTTAGGGAGAGAGGAGGCCCAGGAGATTCAAGGAGCCAGGAG GTCCCGGGTTCgagaccccatcaagccaggaaTGTTTGGTTATGGCAGAGTGCCCTTTGCTTTGCCGCTCCATCGGAACCGCAGGCACCCCCGGAGGTCACCCAGATCTGAGCTCTCCCAGGCCTCAGATCTTCCATCCCTGACTCCAAGAGCAGAGCCATCCTCTGCCAACCACACCCCTCAAACTCAGCTCCCTCCTACAGAACTGTCTGCCCACACCCCATCCCCGCCAGCAGAACCCCAAAGCCCCGAAATGGCTCAGACAGAGGTGCCATCTAGAACCAGGCCTGACCCCAcatggccccaccccagagcccaggcctccAGCACAGAGCCTCCCTCATCCATCTTTTCCCCAGGAGAAAGTAGCTCCTTCCATGTGTCCCCTCAGCCGGGAATGCCGAGTTCCCAGGGTTGGGCCAGCCCCCGGGTGACAGAGAGATACCCTAATCCTTTCCTTTCTGTCCCTTGGGGCCGAGGCCAGCAGAGCCGGGAGCACTGGAGACCTGGGGGGCATCTTCACAGGTCCCTCACAGAGCCTGCCCCGCACCACCCAGCTGGCTGGTTGCCTCTGCTGAGTGCTGGCCCCCATTCCAGCTCCCTCTGGAGCCTCTTTGCTCCCAGTAGCCTTGTTCCAAGATGTTCTGGGGAGAGTGAGCAGCTGAGAGCCTGCATCCAAGTG CCCTGCCCCCCTGAGCAGCCAGACCCCCGGGCCCTGCAGTGTGCAGCCTTTGACTCGCAGGAGTTCATGGGCCAGCTCTACCAATGGGAGCCCTTCACAGAAG TCCAGGGCTCCCAACGCTGTGAACTGAACTGCCGCCCCCGTGGCTTCCGCTTCTATGTCCGTCACACCGAAAAGGTCCAGGATGGGACCCTGTGTCAGCCCGGAGCCCTAGACATCTGTGTGGCTGGACGCTGCCTG AGCCCCGGCTGCGATGGGATCCTCGGCTCTGGCAGGCGTCGAGATGGCTGTGGAGTCTGTGGGGGTGATGATTCTACCTGTCGCCTCGTCTCGGGGAACCTCACTAACCGGGGGGGCCCTCTGGGCTATCAGAAGATCTTGTTGATTCCTGCTGGAGCTTCCCGCCTCCACAttgcccagctccagcccagctccaACTACCTGG CACTTCGAGGCCCTGGGGGCCAGTCCATCATCAACGGAAACTGGGCTGTGGATCCCCCTGGGTCCTACACGGCCGGTGGGACTATCTTCCGGTACAACCGTCCTCCTCGAGAGGAGGGCACCGGGGAGAGTCTGTCAGCCGAGGGCCCCACAACCCAGCCTGTGGATGTCTAT atgaTCTTTCAGGAGGAAAACCCAGGTGTTTTTTATCAGTATGTCATCTCTTCACCTCCTCCAAACCCTGAGAACCCCACCCCAGAGCCCCGTATCCCCCAACTGCAGCCTG AGATGTTAAGGGTAGAGCCCCCACCAGCTTCAGCACCCCGCCCTGCCCGCACCCCAGGCACCCTCCAGCGTCAGGTGCGGATCCCCCAgatgcctgccccaccccaccccaggactCCCCTGGGGTCTCCAACTGGATACTGGAAACGAGTGGGGCACTCTGAGTGCTCCGCATCCTGTGGAAAAG GTGTTTGGCGCCCTGTCTTCCTCTGCATTTCTCGTGAGTCAGGAGAGGAACTGGATGAACGCAGCTGTGCCTTGGGCGCCAGGCCCCCAGCCTCCCTAGAACCCTGCCATGGTCCCCCATGCCCCCCATA CTGGGAGGCTGGCGAGTGGACGTCCTGCAGCCGCTCCTGTGGCCCTGGCACCCAGCACCGCCAGCTGCGCTGCCGGCAAGAGTTTGGTGGGGGTGGCTCCTCAGTGCCTCCAGAGCGCTGTGGACATCTCCCCCGGCCCAACATTACCCAGCCCTGTCAGCTGCGCCTCTGTGGCCACTGGGAGGTTCGTTCCCCCTGGAGCCAG TGCTCTGTGCGGTGCGGGCGTGGCCAGAGGAGCCGGCAAGTTCGCTGTGTTGGAAACAACGGTGATGAAGTGAGTGAGCGGGAGTGTGCTTCAGGCCCCCCACGGCCCCCCAACAGAGAGGCCTGTGACATGGGGCCCTGTACCACGGCCTGGTTCCACAGTGACTGGAGCTCCAAG TGTTCAGCTGAGTGTGGGACAGGAATCCAGCGACGTTCTGTGGTCTGCCTCGGGAGTGGGGAGGCCCATGGAGTGGGCCAGGAGGAAACAGGAACAGGAACCAGTGAGCAAAGCTGTGCACCAGGAAGCCGCCCCCCTGACATGCGTGCCTGCAGCTTGAGGCCCTGTGAGATGACATGGTGCTGGTACACGGGGCCCTGGACTGAG TGCTCCTCAGAATGTGGCTCTGGCACACAGCGTAGAGACATCATCTGTGTGTCCAAACTGGGGACTGAGTTCAATGTGACATCTCCTAGCAACTGTGCCCACCTGCCCAGGCCCCCCGCCCTGCAGCCCTGTCAGGGGCAGGACTGCCAGGACCGATGGTTTTCTACAACCTGGAGTCCG AGAtggaggaggcctggggttcaggaGGAGCCTGGTGCACAGCAGAGGTCTGATATGATAGCCGGGGTCTCCCCAGTGTTCTCGTTCCTGCCAGGGGGGCATTCAGACAAGGGAGGTCCAGTGCCTGACTGCCAACCAGACCCTCAGCATCCGATGCCCTGCTCACCTGCGGCCCTCCAGGAAACGACCCTGTAA